Part of the Zingiber officinale cultivar Zhangliang chromosome 8A, Zo_v1.1, whole genome shotgun sequence genome, TTATATTCCCTGATCAAGTGTGCTAATGGTGTCATCCAGAATGCTTTACAATGTAAGAACTTTGGGAGGATTAGCATTCTTGGAGCAGTCATAAACGTTTTTGTTTGTTAGATATGCATCCTCTTAGACAGAATGTCTGACATAtgcttctttttggttaaaccagCAGAACAATAGAAAAGCAAGTTTGACATATTGAGATAGACAGCATATTCTAAGAGGAGATTGACTATGTAAAAGAACATTAAGAGTGTCAACTGGAGATATCCAATACTACTCAGAGCAGCATATGTTGTGAGTCAGAGTATCATATGATTTCATTGTTTATTTCAATCTATCAATTTTGATCTACAGACCAAGAAATCTTGTTTGATCAGAACTTTTAGGGTGAGAAAAGATGACACGATCTATTTACACAGCacaatttgatttagaattttgtAAATTTAGATTTGAGGTAAGCATCAACAAGTTTACTTATTGTGAATCAGAAATAAATGGGTTGTATACAGGTTTAATGACTAACCCATTTTAACTGTCTAAATATGACCAATTCTAACCCTTTTGTGTATGACACGCGATGCATTCATAGAACACTCGCCTATGTTTGATGCTGTTTGGCAACTTAACACAACCCTCATCCTTTTTCATCTAGGCTTGGGCCTAGCATTGGCAGTTTTACGATGCATCTATAGATTTATTCATCATCTCAATTtgttctttttcaaattttcatcTCAGCCTtctagcattttttccaagtaagcCGTGCCATGCTAGTTGTTTATTCTATGTATCTTGTCACTTGACTCGACACGATGCTGCAGGCAGACCAGCTAGAAATGTTAGACAGGCTCTGATAGGATTAACAATCTGTCAGTGTGCCATTAGTAGTTGAGCTGGCTGTTCAATGTCAAGACCATTCCCTTCTTTGGTAGGGCCAAAGTTTTTGTGCCTATATGATGGAGCTCAACTACCATCTTGATAAATGATAATGACAGTTCATGGATGAGACATGAAAGAAATGTGGCATGTGGCTACAACAATGTGTTGTTATGGGAATTGCATTATTGACATCAAACTTTATTACAATTGAACTATTGATTTATGCACTTCATGGATAATCAACCTTGATTATCTTCTACTTTCTAATTGAATGCCTCATTTATCTTAATTGTATCATCTCatgtttctctattttttttccaGATTTTTCATAACAAGTTCCATTCTCGATCTAACTATAGTGGGACTTGATATACTGGATGATGATTCGACCTCGCAGGTGCAAAAACCTAATCCCTTGAAGACCTGCTTCCACCCAAATATGGATTTGGGCAATTTAGTTTATCTGTTAGGGCACACGGTGAAAAAGGAGCTCAAGATAGGTGAAGCAAAAATAGTTGTAGCTACAGATAACCTCATAAAGTTGTCATTAGATGGTGTGCCGTGGTACCCTGGATCTGCTGGTTTTGATGTTCAAGGTAATTTAGCTTTCATGATATGTGATCCTATGAAACTTGCATCGTCTCCTGCTGGAAGATCACCTACATCTTCTTCGACAGCTATGTCATCGAAGAAGGATACTTCCACCCAATTTGGGATTCCCATTTCAGTCATATGTGATTGGTTATATCAACATTGGGAGGGGAGCTTGGATGAGGTTAGCAAGCCCAAATTGTCTACAATTCAATTGTCATCTATGGGACTGAAGACATGGCCTGTCTTCCAAATGTCTGAGGAGGTGAACGATGATATCTCATCATCCCCACCTGTAGATCGAAAATCTAGACATCAACTTAGACCAAGCTGCTCATCAAACTCCAATGCTATATTTTGCCCCGGCAAAGAGCCAGGTGTTGATTTAGATTGCATCCGTGACCAGGGGATTCTGACTCCAGAGATTTTTGAATCACCAAGACTAATTTATGGACCAATTCAAAAGAAGGAACCAGCTCCGTTGCAGCTCTTGGACATCAACTTCCCTCCGAAGGTCACAAAGTCCATCCTTTTGCCTCTTCCTCTTAAAAAGTTAACTGATGAAAACACTGTAAAAGGGCCTATTGATGATCTTTCGCCGTGCAATACATCGCAAGCAAATGCTAAACCAGAATATAAGCTCCCACCAGTTGGTACTTGGCAAGATCACTGCAGTGAGGTGCACTCCTCTTCATCACCGGAATTACTGAATGAGTGGGATCAGTGTAGTAGCGAGAAGCAAACCATGTACTCAGCTGAGACAATGGAGAGCAGAAACATCCCAAGTACTAAAGGAACTAAGCTACGACAAGTGGGCAGGAGCAGGAGCTGTGTCAACTATAGCAGATGGTCATCAATGTCATTAGCATCCAAAGCAGCCTTGCAGAAGCAGCAAACCTTGCAACCTGCAAGGAAGAAGCATTCGCAAACATCAGTGCCGGTGCAGAGGAACCACGATTATTACGGCCCAACCGTGTCAAGCATAAAGAAGCAGAACAATTCGGGGAACCAGAGGAAGCTGCATCAAACTGCTGGTCATATGTCTCAAAAATGGAATTTTTGAACATTTGTTTGTTGTTGAAGAGAAATGAGAATAGCCACTTGCCGCCCGTTTGGTGAAGCAAGAACATAGGTGTGTTTTATTTGTGCCAATATAGTGCATAAATTGTGTTCCAAATCTGTATAAGCATAGTATTGTGTTAGATAAAACAACAGGTCCAAACTAGAATGTAACGCTTTGTATTACAAAAAAAGTGGTATTTGGTAAGGCTGCGTATGAATAGATTTTTACTAGTATCTCATATTGGAGGGAGCTTCGTGCGCCACCAATATAGTGCTTTGCAAAATCTGAACGCGTTATCGGCTTGACTGGGCGCTTGTAAGGTTGTTGGACTATACAGATCGTATCTTTAGCCGTGCTCTATGCATGAGTGTACATAAGTTCTATTTTGAATTTATCTAAATTGGCGAATTAGATAAGACTAGCTATCGTTAAAATTAGTCAGCTAAAATCTAAACACCtgcattaatattaaaaaaacacCCTCATTTGGCAAATGATGACCTTTTCAACATTTACCTCACGAATATAATTCATGTCCTTTTCTTAAAGGTCCGTTACGTTATCTGTCTATATTTTATCGCGCGATCAATGATACTGGACCACTTGAGATGAACGATATTATCTTTTGTTTCAACTAATACCTtactattatattaaaaatctagacctttaataattaattttgatgaagtccaaaattaaattatgttaatatctTTTTTGCTTTTTacattgaaaataatttaagactTATTAACAATTTTCTCTAAttgtttaatataaaaaaatatacattatCATGATTCTCTTTAATCTCAAATCTTATGATTGACAACATCGTCAGTAGAGAAGCTTCTATAAAAACATTAGAGTTGGCGACGTTAGAGAAtatacttttctttattttttagttaaaatcaagtatgatattaaattaattttttataagagagAGTCAATTAAAGTAGTTTGTTGTCGGGTTCTCGAGAGTTTCCTTGTATTGCATTATTATTATATGGCTTTAACGTATTCTTatctagggttgtaaatgaaccaagcgttcatgaacaagcttggtgttcggtttggtaagagcttgtttatgttcgtttaatatacattagattaattaaacaaacaagcttaaacaactcgttaagctaaacaaacaagcttgaacacatatgtgttcagctcgttaacgttcgtgaacaatgttcacgaataaTGTTCGTAAACAAcattcgtgaataatgttcacgaacaatatttattaataaaattcttttcaatatgctaaataaacaataaaataaaataaataaataaataaatttaaattatcaatcttaataaccaatcaaacaaacttgaattgagagcttaataatatctaaatgaaccaggctcaagccaagctcgaaccaagctcaagccaagcttgaattgagagctt contains:
- the LOC122010018 gene encoding uncharacterized protein LOC122010018 isoform X1, whose protein sequence is MGVWGESSRWCLCSGWGRSERAKDSIFASKGLSLASISVDRGGNGCGGAGTGFLIHRHLLLTTHAHLPSAAVAEAAEIQLCHGCLAGCLVPQRFFITSSILDLTIVGLDILDDDSTSQVQKPNPLKTCFHPNMDLGNLVYLLGHTVKKELKIGEAKIVVATDNLIKLSLDGVPWYPGSAGFDVQGNLAFMICDPMKLASSPAGRSPTSSSTAMSSKKDTSTQFGIPISVICDWLYQHWEGSLDEVSKPKLSTIQLSSMGLKTWPVFQMSEEVNDDISSSPPVDRKSRHQLRPSCSSNSNAIFCPGKEPGVDLDCIRDQGILTPEIFESPRLIYGPIQKKEPAPLQLLDINFPPKVTKSILLPLPLKKLTDENTVKGPIDDLSPCNTSQANAKPEYKLPPVGTWQDHCSEVHSSSSPELLNEWDQCSSEKQTMYSAETMESRNIPSTKGTKLRQVGRSRSCVNYSRWSSMSLASKAALQKQQTLQPARKKHSQTSVPVQRNHDYYGPTVSSIKKQNNSGNQRKLHQTAGHMSQKWNF
- the LOC122010018 gene encoding uncharacterized protein LOC122010018 isoform X2 → MGVWGESSRWCLCSGWGRSERAKDSIFASKGLSLASISVDRGGNGCGGAGTGFLIHRHLLLTTHAHLPSAAVAEAAEIQLCHGCLAGCLVPQRFFITSSILDLTIVGLDILDDDSTSQVQKPNPLKTCFHPNMDLGNLVYLLGHTVKKELKIGEAKIVVATDNLIKLSLDGVPWYPGSAGFDVQAMSSKKDTSTQFGIPISVICDWLYQHWEGSLDEVSKPKLSTIQLSSMGLKTWPVFQMSEEVNDDISSSPPVDRKSRHQLRPSCSSNSNAIFCPGKEPGVDLDCIRDQGILTPEIFESPRLIYGPIQKKEPAPLQLLDINFPPKVTKSILLPLPLKKLTDENTVKGPIDDLSPCNTSQANAKPEYKLPPVGTWQDHCSEVHSSSSPELLNEWDQCSSEKQTMYSAETMESRNIPSTKGTKLRQVGRSRSCVNYSRWSSMSLASKAALQKQQTLQPARKKHSQTSVPVQRNHDYYGPTVSSIKKQNNSGNQRKLHQTAGHMSQKWNF